A genomic window from Silene latifolia isolate original U9 population chromosome 11, ASM4854445v1, whole genome shotgun sequence includes:
- the LOC141614754 gene encoding uncharacterized protein LOC141614754 yields the protein MADTKVRLSVKLLVDKQTKRVLFAEAGKDFVDFLFHIMSLPVGTVVKLLNANNMVGSLGSLYKSIESLSLDYFEPNLAKDAVLKPKIAVNVPLLALNESPSTSSTSTKKTYRCSSQYSRPVPCDNYITDSASTGDVGGGYVKGVVTYMVMDNLEVKPMSTISGITIINKFHVKDVSTLTEKVVDVGLKEGLAMLKASFETNAVLTTVFIGN from the exons ATGGCAGACACAAAGGTGCGTTTGAGTGTAAAACTGTTAGTAGACAAACAAACCAAAAGAGTTTTATTTGCAGAAGCAGGTAAAGATTTCGTCGATTTCCTGTTTCACATAATGTCATTACCAGTAGGTACTGTAGTCAAGCTTCTGAATGCCAACAACATGGTTGGTTCATTGGGATCTCTCTACAAAAGCATTGAGTCTCTCAGCTTAGACTACTTTGAACCTAATCTCGCCAAAGACGCGGTTTTAAAGCCTAAAATAGCAGTCAATGTTCCATTGTTGGCACTGAATGAGAGTCCTAGTACCAGTAGTACAAGTACCAAGAAGACCTATAGGTGTAGTAGCCAGTACTCTCGGCCGGTGCCATGTGATAACTACATAACTGATTCTGCAAGTACTGGGGACGTGGGTGGAGGATATGTTAAAGGAGTTGTGACGTACATGGTGATGGATAATTTGGAGGTGAAACCAATGAGTACTATTTCTGGGATTACTATTATTAATAAGTTTCATGTCAAAGATGTTTCTACCTTGACTGAGAAAGTTGTTGATGTTGGTCTCAAGGAG GGATTAGCAATGCTGAAAGCGTCATTTGAGACCAATGCTGTTCTGACGACCGTCTTCATTGGAAACTAG
- the LOC141614755 gene encoding putative B3 domain-containing protein At1g78640 gives MSTDANTNTVCNNGFQGKKRKRGSSRSILKEIRNNSKNKDVNNEEQENGIDLSLSLAPPRRGGEGGGDEWKITKELTRSDVVSRQNRLLIARDEGQRHIMNYLGNDEQHKVYDRGCPITVVDIDTQDELKLKFRYWKSTKSYAINGKWHKLVVTRRGLEKEVGSKLATVGLRWDDDNKKLIFSVLKD, from the coding sequence ATGAGTACGGACGCTAATACGAACACGGTGTGTAACAATGGCTTCCAAGGTAAGAAAAGAAAACGAGGATCTTCGCGATCTATATTGAAGGAAATTAGAAATAATTCCAAAAATAAGGACGTTAATAATGAAGAGCAAGAGAATGGGATTGATCTTTCTTTAAGTCTAGCTCCTCCTCGACGCGGTGGTGAAGGCGGCGGTGACGAGTGGAAGATCACAAAGGAACTTACGCGAAGCGACGTCGTTTCACGACAAAACAGGTTGTTAATTGCGAGGGATGAAGGGCAACGCCATATTATGAATTACTTGGGTAATGATGAACAACACAAGGTGTACGACCGCGGGTGTCCAATCACGGTGGTGGATATCGACACGCAAGACGAGTTGAAGTTGAAATTTAGGTATTGGAAATCGACTAAATCGTATGCGATCAATGGCAAATGGCATAAATTGGTTGTGACGAGAAGAGGGCTGGAGAAGGAGGTGGGGAGTAAGCTTGCTACAGTTGGTCTTCGTTGGGATGATGATAATAAGAAACTGATTTTTTCCGTCTTGAAAGATTAA
- the LOC141615386 gene encoding S-adenosylmethionine decarboxylase proenzyme-like, with protein sequence MALLASPIGFEGYEKRLEICFHHDSGISTSSHGLRSLTRDQLDTILKPAECTIVDSLSNDHVDSYVLSESSLFIYPYKIILKTCGTTKLLLSIPVILDLAKTVFLTVTSVRYTRGSFLFPSVQPFPHRSFSEEVTILDSHFIRLGLSSKVVRLGNYKTAKKWHVYLASRDPSWNLDIQRVYTIEMCMTNLNNKRGQVFHKANSYSVAGMTETSGIRKILPKSRICDFDFDPCGYSMNSIEEDAISTIHVTPEDDFSYASFEAAGYDIKEMDLKKLIDRVLACFEPMEFSIAIHCNDHLGLSSIVYEPISINGYNAEEMSYKELDYGSLMVYYQFVKCEDVTSPRSILKYCWKDEDDEGDYGVDEASI encoded by the coding sequence ATGGCCTTGTTAGCTTCCCCAATTGGGTTCGAAGGCTATGAAAAACGGCTCGAGATTTGCTTTCATCATGACTCTGGGATTTCAACTAGTTCTCATGGTCTCAGATCATTAACAAGAGATCAATTAGACACAATCCTTAAACCAGCTGAATGCACTATAGTCGACTCTCTATCAAATGATCATGTCGATTCCTATGTCCTTTCGGAGTCAAGTCTCTTTATCTACCCTTACAAGATAATTCTTAAAACATGTGGGACTACAAAACTACTCCTTTCGATTCCAGTCATACTAGATTTAGCTAAGACCGTCTTTCTTACAGTAACCTCGGTAAGGTACACTCGTGGAAGCTTCCTTTTTCCGAGTGTTCAACCATTTCCTCATAGAAGTTTCTCTGAAGAGGTGACAATTCTAGATAGCCACTTCATTAGACTTGGATTAAGTAGCAAAGTAGTAAGGTTGGGTAATTACAAAACCGCGAAAAAATGGCATGTATATTTGGCGTCTAGGGATCCTTCATGGAATTTGGACATTCAAAGGGTTTATACAATTGAAATGTGCATGACAAATTTGAACAATAAACGCGGTCAAGTCTTTCACAAGGCTAACTCGTACTCTGTAGCAGGTATGACAGAAACCTCCGGGATCAGGAAAATTCTTCCTAAATCCCGGATATGTGATTTTGACTTTGACCCATGTGGTTATTCTATGAATTCAATTGAAGAAGACGCGATTTCTACCATTCATGTCACCCCAGAGGACGACTTTAGTTATGCAAGTTTTGAAGCTGCTGGTTATGATATAAAAGAAATGGACCTAAAAAAGTTGATTGACCGAGTTTTAGCCTGTTTCGAGCCTATGGAATTCTCGATTGCAATCCATTGTAATGACCATTTAGGCTTATCATCCATCGTCTATGAGCCTATTTCGATAAATGGGTACAATGCTGAAGAAATGAGCTATAAGGAGCTTGACTATGGTAGTTTAATGGTGTATTATCAGTTTGTTAAGTGTGAAGATGTTACTTCGCCACGATCTATTCTTAAATATTGTTGGaaagatgaagatgatgaaggtgATTATGGAGTAGACGAAGCTTCTATATAA